Proteins co-encoded in one Nicotiana sylvestris chromosome 7, ASM39365v2, whole genome shotgun sequence genomic window:
- the LOC138873340 gene encoding uncharacterized protein, translated as MMKDHIIGEDYELWDIVTDGPLATTMKNEEGLDVPKTRANYTAEDLKKWEKNAKAKKWLVCGLGPDEYSKIPSYTTTKEIWDTLQVAHEGTPQVKRSRGTLLYSQYENFTMKEGKTIQEMYTRFTTLTNELKSLGRIILEEDKVEKILTRVLRVSWESKITAIQESKNIATLRLDELIGNLTTYELRRKTMKMDTPKKDRSLALRIAEGSDLEDDEMIMITRDFKKYLMRGKGSSRGTTFNKSRAPKKYTNEGCYKCGKTNHMIKNCPQYEIEWKKEMAERRNMKNEQV; from the coding sequence aactctgggacatagtcactgatggtcctttGGCAACTACAATGAAAAATGAGGAAGGACTGGATGTGCCGAAGACAAGGGCTAACTACACTGCTGAAGACCTAAAGAAGTGGGAGAAaaatgctaaggccaagaaatggcttgtgtgtggactaggtccagatgagtacagtaAGATCCCAAGCTATACTACTActaaggagatatgggacactttgcaagtggctcatgaaggaacacctcaagtgaaaagATCCAGAGGAACACtactgtattctcaatatgagaattttacTATGAAGGAAGGAAAAactatccaagagatgtatactaGGTTCActacactgacaaatgaacttaagtctcttggaaggattattcttgaagaagacaaggttgagaaaatcctgACAAGGGTTTTGCGAGTCtcatgggaaagcaaaatcactgccatTCAGGAATCCAAGAATATTGCTACTCTCAGACtggatgaactaattggaaaTCTTACTACTTATGAACTAAGAAGgaaaaccatgaagatggatacaCCCAAGAAGGATAGAAGTCTAgctctcagaattgctgaaggttcagatctggaagATGATGAGATGATTATGATCACtagagatttcaaaaagtacctgatgagaggaaagggttcttcaagaggaaCAACCTTCAACAAGTCAAGAGCTCCTAAGAAATATaccaatgagggttgctacaagtgtggtaagactaatcacatgatcaagaattgcCCTCAATatgaaattgaatggaagaaagaaatggctgaacgaaggaacatgAAGAACGAACAGGTTTAA